The Candidatus Kryptonium sp. genome contains a region encoding:
- a CDS encoding flagellar FliJ family protein — protein sequence MARFKLDPVLKVRQIQEKKYKRDLTEIKVIRENAEKLLEDLEMEKNKQIETMEIEEKLRVAELQIQYAYLNAIVEQVEKQKNALEKILIEEEKKRDVLIKTNQNKRMIEKLKQKFNSEILKDFQRKEQLLLDSISHRTTLGR from the coding sequence ATGGCTCGCTTTAAACTTGATCCTGTTCTCAAGGTCCGTCAGATACAAGAGAAAAAATACAAAAGGGATTTAACGGAAATTAAAGTAATTCGTGAGAATGCCGAAAAATTATTAGAAGACCTTGAGATGGAAAAAAACAAGCAAATTGAGACTATGGAAATTGAAGAAAAGCTCAGAGTGGCTGAATTACAAATTCAATATGCTTACCTTAACGCAATCGTTGAACAAGTTGAAAAGCAAAAAAATGCGCTTGAGAAAATTTTGATTGAAGAGGAAAAGAAAAGAGATGTCTTAATAAAAACTAATCAAAACAAGCGGATGATTGAAAAACTGAAGCAAAAATTTAACAGTGAAATTTTAAAAGATTTTCAAAGAAAAGAACAATTGCTTCTGGATTCAATTTCACACAGGACAACACTTGGCAGATAA
- the fliI gene encoding flagellar protein export ATPase FliI, giving the protein MRMKKYFDKIEHLDLVKVNGRVTQVIGLVIESVGPSASLGEVCVIKSRNEETICLAEVVGFKNNRVLSMALGDINKISPGSEIVATGKTFSIPVGRKLLGRIIDGLGRPIDGKGWIEPDEIRSIYNQPPEPLERKRITQPIATGIRAIDALLTCGKGQRIGIFAGSGVGKSTLMGMIARHTNADVNVIALIGERGREVRDFIEKELGESGLLKSVVVVATSDKAPLIRVKAALVATAIAEYFRDQGFDVMFMMDSLTRVAMAQREVGLAIGEPPTTKGYTPSVFALLPKLVERAGTSSKGSITALYTVLVEGDDFNEPIADSARSILDGHIVLSRKLANMGHYPAIEPLESISRLMPDIISSEHKKSAEKVIDILATYREAEDLINIGAYVRGSNQKIDKALQLIDKIREFLKQDTKERAEFEDSINRLIELAKLI; this is encoded by the coding sequence ATGAGAATGAAGAAATACTTTGATAAAATTGAACATCTTGACCTTGTTAAAGTCAATGGTAGAGTGACGCAGGTTATTGGTCTCGTGATTGAATCAGTAGGGCCATCTGCTTCGCTTGGAGAAGTTTGTGTTATTAAGTCAAGAAACGAGGAAACTATTTGTCTTGCTGAAGTTGTGGGATTTAAGAACAATCGTGTTCTTTCAATGGCTCTTGGTGATATAAATAAAATAAGCCCTGGAAGTGAGATAGTTGCAACGGGGAAAACCTTTTCAATCCCCGTTGGACGAAAGCTGCTTGGTAGGATTATAGATGGGCTTGGTCGCCCAATTGACGGAAAAGGTTGGATTGAACCAGATGAGATAAGATCAATTTACAATCAACCTCCTGAACCACTTGAAAGGAAAAGGATAACTCAACCAATAGCAACTGGCATAAGAGCTATTGATGCGCTTCTTACTTGTGGTAAAGGACAAAGGATTGGAATCTTTGCAGGTAGTGGCGTTGGTAAAAGCACACTTATGGGTATGATTGCAAGACATACAAATGCAGATGTGAATGTAATTGCTTTGATCGGTGAGCGAGGTAGGGAGGTAAGAGATTTCATTGAAAAGGAGCTCGGAGAATCCGGACTTTTAAAAAGTGTTGTCGTGGTAGCAACGAGCGATAAGGCACCACTTATAAGAGTTAAAGCTGCGCTTGTTGCAACAGCAATTGCTGAATATTTTAGAGATCAAGGTTTTGATGTTATGTTTATGATGGATTCGTTAACTCGTGTTGCAATGGCTCAGCGTGAAGTTGGACTTGCGATTGGGGAACCACCAACAACGAAAGGTTATACACCATCTGTTTTTGCGTTGCTCCCGAAACTTGTTGAACGCGCTGGAACTTCCTCAAAAGGAAGCATCACGGCACTTTACACTGTACTTGTTGAGGGCGACGACTTTAACGAGCCAATCGCCGATTCGGCAAGATCAATACTTGATGGGCATATTGTCCTTTCAAGAAAGCTCGCAAATATGGGACACTATCCAGCAATTGAACCTCTTGAAAGCATAAGCAGGCTTATGCCAGATATAATTAGCTCAGAACATAAGAAATCAGCAGAAAAAGTAATTGATATACTAGCAACATACAGGGAAGCTGAAGATTTAATAAACATTGGAGCTTATGTTCGTGGAAGCAATCAAAAGATTGACAAGGCTTTACAATTAATTGATAAAATAAGAGAATTTCTCAAGCAAGATACAAAGGAAAGGGCAGAGTTTGAGGATTCTATCAATCGTTTAATTGAACTTGCAAAATTAATTTGA
- a CDS encoding FliH/SctL family protein yields the protein MRTLFTKKVIKNQLERERFLFSELKLDDAGDFKPAGGDSVENETMVYLEPRVDSFQSSSEAESKIDFDAVISQMKSEYEVRLKDEYQRGFRDAEKILREEFNNQLAEHIALFEQLLKSFYNEVESLRSKIEMFVVSLAVKIAEKIVKHEIEKNNDFVMNQVREAIRRVVGVEKIKVRINPEDEKIIRELKPELLQILDSSSEVIIESDPGIEKGGCIIESELGNVDARISTQFSLIENSLIESIG from the coding sequence ATGAGGACATTGTTTACTAAAAAAGTAATAAAAAATCAGTTGGAAAGAGAAAGATTTTTATTTAGCGAGTTAAAACTTGATGATGCGGGCGATTTTAAACCTGCAGGTGGGGATAGCGTAGAGAATGAAACAATGGTTTATTTAGAGCCGAGAGTTGATTCTTTTCAAAGTTCAAGTGAAGCAGAAAGCAAAATTGATTTTGATGCAGTTATATCTCAAATGAAAAGTGAGTACGAGGTAAGGTTAAAAGATGAATATCAAAGAGGTTTCAGAGACGCCGAGAAAATTTTAAGAGAAGAATTTAATAATCAGTTGGCTGAACATATTGCGCTCTTTGAACAGCTTTTGAAAAGCTTTTATAACGAAGTTGAATCGCTCAGATCAAAAATTGAAATGTTCGTTGTTTCGCTTGCGGTGAAGATCGCTGAGAAAATTGTTAAGCATGAAATTGAAAAAAATAATGATTTTGTTATGAACCAGGTAAGGGAAGCAATTAGAAGAGTTGTTGGTGTTGAAAAGATCAAAGTGAGAATAAATCCTGAAGATGAAAAGATCATAAGAGAGCTAAAGCCGGAACTTTTACAAATTCTTGACTCATCAAGTGAAGTTATTATTGAATCCGATCCGGGAATTGAAAAAGGAGGATGTATTATTGAGAGCGAGCTTGGAAACGTAGACGCAAGGATCTCAACTCAATTTTCATTGATTGAAAACTCACTTATTGAAAGCATCGGATGA
- the fliG gene encoding flagellar motor switch protein FliG encodes MAKALNLKYENLTGKQKAAILLLALDVETASKVFRYLEPYEMEQLAIEISSLEGISSSVVQAVIDEFFQMMRAQEYIIVGGFEYAKTLLEKSLGPQKAAEIVEKVHSMTQIKGFSALKKADATQLANFLQKEHPQTIALILSHLPLEQAAKVINQFPEDLRVEVVYRIAKLGKISPTILTELENVVDMMAETSLSQEVSATGGARTVAAILNKVGSQEARELLQRIEEQDPDLANEIKRLMFLFEDIIYIDDRSIQRILREVDKKDLALALKGADQKIKEKIFKNMSERAAAMLQEEIQYMGPVRLREVEAAQMRIVEVIKRLEENQEIVIAGRGGDEDIVY; translated from the coding sequence GTGGCAAAGGCGTTAAATTTGAAATATGAAAATTTAACCGGTAAACAAAAAGCGGCGATTTTGCTTTTAGCGCTTGATGTTGAAACCGCTTCAAAAGTTTTCCGTTATCTTGAGCCATATGAGATGGAGCAACTTGCAATAGAGATATCTTCACTTGAAGGAATTTCTTCATCTGTCGTTCAAGCAGTGATTGATGAATTTTTTCAAATGATGAGGGCACAGGAATATATAATTGTCGGTGGTTTTGAATATGCGAAGACATTACTTGAGAAATCGCTTGGTCCACAAAAAGCTGCAGAGATAGTTGAAAAGGTTCATTCAATGACCCAGATAAAGGGATTTTCGGCTTTAAAGAAGGCAGATGCAACACAACTCGCAAATTTTCTACAAAAGGAACATCCACAGACAATAGCTTTAATACTTTCCCATCTCCCGCTTGAGCAGGCAGCAAAAGTTATAAATCAATTTCCTGAGGATTTGAGAGTTGAAGTTGTATATAGGATTGCGAAACTTGGTAAAATTTCACCGACGATTCTGACGGAGCTTGAAAATGTGGTTGATATGATGGCTGAAACATCTTTGAGTCAGGAAGTTAGCGCAACTGGTGGAGCAAGGACTGTTGCAGCGATACTTAACAAAGTTGGCTCGCAGGAAGCAAGGGAGCTCTTGCAAAGAATTGAAGAGCAGGATCCAGACCTTGCGAATGAAATTAAAAGATTAATGTTCCTCTTTGAGGACATCATCTATATTGACGATAGAAGCATACAACGAATCTTGAGAGAAGTAGATAAGAAAGATCTTGCGCTTGCATTAAAGGGTGCAGATCAAAAGATAAAAGAGAAAATCTTCAAGAACATGTCCGAAAGAGCAGCTGCGATGTTGCAGGAAGAAATTCAATATATGGGACCAGTACGATTGCGTGAAGTTGAAGCTGCACAGATGAGAATCGTTGAGGTTATAAAACGACTTGAAGAAAATCAAGAAATCGTAATTGCCGGCAGAGGAGGTGATGAGGACATTGTTTACTAA
- the fliF gene encoding flagellar basal-body MS-ring/collar protein FliF → MNSLAQIKEFWAKLSTARKILLIGVVLASAVGFILLISWVREPEYSVLFSNLEPQDASKIVEKLKERKIDYKLGDGGRTILVPKQNVYELRLQFAGEGLPNSSIVGYEIFDKSNIGVSDFVQKINYKRAVEGELARTILQIEGVEAVRVHIVIPEKVLFKEDQKEPSASVIIKLKQGARLSRDNIQSIAYLVASSVEGLEPKNVTILDSRGQLLSDNSDADPLAKVSSKQYELKRSVEQYLTDKVQSLLDGVLGHGNSIVRVDVELDFTQVEKTIEEYDPDKTVVRSEQTTQERSSSVDSTFASSSSQRTNTITNYEVNRTIQRIVESVGNIKRLSVAVLVNGTYKVSESGGVKKVEYVPRDEEQIQKLTEIVKNAVGFNPDRNDQVSVVNIPFEPAGEGLEFVQKEEKKENWRDLFEKIVLGLAILGSIILIFSLLGRLKVRTEIPTVEVKEFPQAQLQPVLKQPEIAGVEPMSEEEIEFERVRKEQVKEKVVEYIRENSEQATRLIKVWLLEEEKGKWQRR, encoded by the coding sequence ATGAACTCACTTGCTCAGATAAAGGAGTTTTGGGCGAAGCTGTCAACTGCTCGGAAAATTTTGCTCATCGGGGTTGTGCTTGCTTCAGCAGTTGGTTTTATACTTTTAATTTCATGGGTGCGCGAACCTGAATATAGCGTTTTGTTTTCAAACCTTGAACCACAGGACGCAAGCAAAATCGTTGAAAAGTTGAAAGAGAGAAAGATTGATTATAAGTTAGGGGATGGGGGAAGAACTATACTCGTCCCAAAACAAAATGTTTATGAGTTACGGCTTCAGTTTGCCGGAGAAGGTTTGCCAAATTCAAGTATAGTTGGATATGAAATTTTTGACAAAAGCAATATCGGTGTTTCTGATTTCGTCCAAAAGATAAATTACAAACGCGCGGTTGAAGGAGAACTTGCAAGAACGATTTTGCAAATTGAAGGTGTTGAAGCAGTAAGAGTGCACATCGTCATTCCTGAAAAGGTGCTTTTTAAAGAAGATCAAAAGGAACCAAGCGCATCTGTTATAATCAAACTAAAACAGGGAGCAAGGTTAAGTCGCGATAATATCCAAAGCATTGCATATCTTGTCGCAAGCAGTGTAGAAGGGCTTGAGCCTAAAAATGTGACTATACTTGATTCACGAGGTCAACTTCTTTCAGATAATTCAGATGCAGATCCACTTGCAAAGGTAAGCAGTAAACAATATGAATTGAAGAGAAGTGTTGAACAATATCTAACGGATAAAGTGCAGAGCTTACTTGATGGTGTTCTTGGACATGGTAATTCAATAGTTAGAGTTGATGTTGAGCTTGACTTTACACAAGTTGAGAAGACCATTGAAGAATACGATCCCGATAAAACGGTTGTGAGAAGTGAACAAACAACGCAAGAAAGGAGTAGTTCTGTTGATTCTACATTTGCGAGTTCAAGCTCTCAAAGAACGAATACGATAACAAACTATGAAGTTAATAGAACCATTCAAAGAATAGTTGAAAGCGTAGGTAATATAAAACGGCTTTCTGTTGCGGTTCTTGTAAATGGAACTTATAAAGTCAGTGAATCAGGGGGTGTTAAAAAAGTTGAGTATGTTCCACGGGATGAGGAGCAAATTCAAAAGTTAACGGAGATAGTTAAAAACGCAGTCGGATTCAATCCAGATAGAAATGACCAAGTTTCTGTTGTTAATATACCGTTTGAGCCGGCTGGGGAAGGGCTTGAATTTGTTCAAAAGGAAGAAAAGAAAGAAAACTGGCGCGATCTTTTTGAAAAAATTGTTCTTGGACTTGCTATATTAGGTTCAATTATACTTATTTTCTCTCTCCTCGGTAGGTTAAAAGTTAGGACCGAAATACCCACTGTTGAGGTTAAGGAATTTCCTCAAGCTCAATTGCAACCAGTACTTAAACAGCCTGAAATTGCAGGAGTTGAACCAATGAGCGAAGAGGAAATTGAATTTGAGAGGGTTAGGAAGGAGCAAGTTAAAGAGAAGGTGGTAGAATATATCCGTGAAAATTCTGAACAAGCAACAAGGTTAATTAAAGTTTGGTTACTTGAAGAGGAGAAAGGAAAGTGGCAAAGGCGTTAA
- the fliE gene encoding flagellar hook-basal body complex protein FliE, which translates to MLRQINLITSGDIYRSELKEKAKESVESFQNVLKEFISDVNRLQHEAGEAIEKAITGEVDNIHDVMIAVEKAKTSFELLMEVRNKMLEAYKELMRLQV; encoded by the coding sequence ATGCTAAGGCAGATCAATTTAATAACATCTGGTGATATCTACAGGAGCGAGTTAAAAGAAAAGGCAAAGGAAAGCGTTGAAAGCTTTCAAAATGTTTTAAAGGAGTTCATAAGCGATGTTAATCGGCTTCAACATGAAGCTGGAGAGGCGATAGAAAAAGCAATAACTGGGGAGGTAGATAATATTCACGATGTTATGATTGCTGTTGAAAAAGCAAAGACAAGCTTTGAACTTTTGATGGAGGTTAGAAATAAGATGCTTGAAGCCTACAAAGAATTGATGCGTTTGCAGGTTTAA
- the flgC gene encoding flagellar basal body rod protein FlgC: MKIERIFASLNISAMGLSAQRKRMTSIAENIANAETTKTEEGTPYKRKVVVMRALAGNFGNILRKETIRLDITNEKHFSSNGFEFIEAGDTIRGVRAEVVEDDSPERLVYNPEHPDADENGYVRMPNINIIVEMVDMISAARSYEANITCLNASKNMAKDALEI; encoded by the coding sequence ATGAAGATTGAAAGGATTTTTGCGTCCTTGAACATAAGTGCGATGGGATTGAGTGCACAGAGAAAAAGGATGACATCTATCGCCGAGAACATAGCAAACGCTGAAACAACAAAGACAGAAGAAGGGACTCCATACAAACGAAAGGTGGTTGTTATGAGGGCATTGGCGGGGAATTTTGGAAATATCTTGAGAAAAGAAACGATACGGCTTGATATAACTAATGAGAAACATTTCTCTTCAAACGGATTTGAATTTATAGAAGCTGGGGACACGATAAGAGGAGTAAGAGCTGAAGTCGTTGAGGATGATTCCCCTGAACGACTTGTTTATAATCCTGAACATCCAGATGCAGATGAAAATGGTTATGTTCGCATGCCGAATATCAATATCATTGTTGAAATGGTGGATATGATTTCAGCAGCTCGGTCATATGAGGCAAATATAACTTGTTTAAATGCTTCTAAAAACATGGCAAAGGATGCATTGGAGATATGA
- the flgB gene encoding flagellar basal body rod protein FlgB → MLKVFLFNKTKIPLLEKALDAYSLRQRALASNIANVTTIGYRRIDVKFEDELRESLSREFIRGKRTNERHIPIGVKDISEIQPEIIQKSSDYNSDPIASSVNDVDVDYEMVEIAKNQIRYKLASRLIAESFRGIQKSIKGGGL, encoded by the coding sequence ATGTTGAAGGTTTTTCTCTTTAACAAAACGAAAATTCCTCTTTTGGAAAAGGCGCTTGACGCTTATTCGCTAAGGCAAAGAGCTCTTGCTTCAAATATAGCAAATGTAACGACAATTGGATATAGAAGAATTGATGTTAAGTTTGAAGATGAACTTCGTGAAAGCTTATCTAGGGAATTTATAAGAGGAAAAAGAACCAATGAGAGGCATATCCCAATTGGAGTAAAAGATATTAGCGAAATTCAGCCTGAAATCATTCAGAAAAGCTCAGATTATAACTCTGATCCTATTGCAAGTAGTGTGAACGATGTTGATGTTGATTACGAAATGGTTGAGATTGCGAAAAACCAGATTAGATATAAGCTTGCTTCAAGATTAATTGCTGAGTCGTTCAGGGGAATTCAAAAAAGCATAAAAGGAGGTGGCTTATGA
- the rlmN gene encoding 23S rRNA (adenine(2503)-C(2))-methyltransferase RlmN — METIQKTNISFKGLTLSELEKLVVELGWEKFRARQIFKWLYNRQVDDFHQMTDLPKQYRDELAQIGKIKELNLLTFERSNCDGTIKFLFELKDGEKIESVLIPDKSRLTLCVSTQVGCPIDCKFCATGAMGFRRNLTAGEIIDQIIQTQKYADRRITNIVFMGMGEPLLNLKNLLKAIDIITNDDGIRIGARKITVSTVGIPDKIKELADTGKKVKIALSLHTLDEKLRAQLIPIANRYPISSLIEALKYYYNKVGLRVTYEYIVFSGLNDRDEDVKKLVELAKLVPCKINLLKFHPVDFIRKDPILKILKPSNKIEEFAQKLRENNITVFIRSNAGEDIKAACGQLAILNQ, encoded by the coding sequence ATGGAAACAATTCAAAAGACAAATATATCTTTCAAGGGTTTAACTCTGTCAGAGCTTGAAAAACTTGTGGTTGAACTCGGCTGGGAAAAATTTCGGGCAAGACAAATTTTCAAGTGGCTTTACAACAGACAGGTTGATGATTTTCATCAGATGACCGACCTACCGAAACAGTATAGAGACGAACTTGCTCAAATTGGAAAAATAAAAGAATTAAATCTTTTAACATTTGAAAGGTCAAATTGCGATGGCACTATAAAATTTTTATTTGAGTTAAAAGATGGCGAAAAAATTGAAAGTGTGTTAATCCCTGACAAATCTCGTCTCACCCTTTGCGTATCAACTCAAGTTGGATGCCCGATTGATTGCAAGTTTTGCGCAACTGGGGCAATGGGATTTAGACGAAACTTAACAGCAGGCGAAATTATTGATCAAATAATTCAAACGCAAAAATATGCCGATAGGAGAATAACTAACATTGTATTCATGGGAATGGGCGAACCCCTTCTAAATCTGAAAAACCTTTTAAAAGCAATTGATATAATAACAAACGACGACGGGATAAGAATTGGTGCAAGGAAGATAACCGTTTCAACCGTTGGAATTCCAGATAAAATTAAAGAACTTGCTGACACCGGAAAAAAAGTAAAAATAGCACTCTCGCTTCACACACTTGATGAAAAACTGAGGGCACAACTTATTCCGATAGCAAACCGATATCCAATTTCATCCCTAATTGAAGCATTAAAATATTACTACAATAAAGTTGGTTTAAGAGTAACCTACGAATACATTGTCTTCAGTGGTCTAAACGATAGAGATGAAGATGTCAAAAAGCTCGTTGAACTTGCTAAACTTGTCCCATGTAAGATAAATTTATTAAAATTTCATCCAGTTGATTTCATCAGGAAAGATCCGATATTGAAAATTCTTAAACCGTCAAACAAGATTGAAGAATTTGCTCAAAAACTTCGCGAAAATAACATAACTGTTTTCATCAGAAGCAATGCTGGTGAAGACATAAAAGCAGCTTGTGGACAACTTGCAATCCTAAATCAATAA
- a CDS encoding adenylate kinase, whose protein sequence is MKLVLFGPPGVGKGTQAQILSQKLNIPHISTGDILREAVKNQTELGLKAKSYMDKGELVPDDIMIGIIKEVLSSEKCKNGFILDGFPRTLAQAEALDKIFEELNIKIDYVISLEVDDEEIIKRLTNRRICRNCGAVYNLLIDKIPEDSKCPRCGGELYQRSDDNPEVIRNRLKVYRESTQVVLDYYEKKGILKSINGVGDVNWITKKIFENIGIRQDS, encoded by the coding sequence ATGAAACTTGTACTTTTCGGACCCCCAGGTGTTGGAAAAGGAACTCAAGCACAAATACTTTCCCAAAAACTTAACATCCCTCACATCTCCACAGGGGATATATTAAGAGAAGCGGTCAAAAATCAAACTGAACTTGGTTTAAAAGCAAAATCATATATGGATAAGGGAGAGCTTGTCCCTGACGATATCATGATTGGAATCATAAAAGAAGTATTATCATCTGAGAAATGCAAAAATGGATTTATTCTTGATGGTTTCCCCAGAACACTTGCTCAAGCTGAAGCCCTTGATAAGATTTTTGAAGAACTTAACATAAAGATTGACTATGTTATAAGTTTGGAAGTTGATGATGAAGAAATAATAAAGCGACTTACAAATCGCCGCATTTGTAGAAATTGTGGCGCTGTATATAACCTTCTTATTGACAAAATTCCCGAGGATAGCAAATGTCCAAGGTGTGGCGGAGAACTCTATCAAAGAAGCGATGATAATCCTGAGGTAATAAGAAACAGATTAAAAGTATACAGAGAATCAACACAGGTCGTGCTTGATTACTATGAAAAAAAAGGAATCTTAAAATCAATAAATGGAGTTGGAGATGTAAATTGGATAACTAAAAAAATTTTTGAAAACATTGGCATTAGGCAGGATTCTTAA